Sequence from the Carassius gibelio isolate Cgi1373 ecotype wild population from Czech Republic chromosome A7, carGib1.2-hapl.c, whole genome shotgun sequence genome:
ggaatcaatcagtctgtggcactgctcaggtgttatgagagaacaggttgctctgatagtggccttcagctcttctgcattcttgggtctggcatattgcatcttcctcttcccaataccccatagattttctaatttaaggtcaggcaagtttgctggccaattaacaacagggataccatggtccttaaaccaggtactggtagctttggcactgtgtgcaggtgccaagtactgttggaaaattaaatgtgcatctccataaagttggtcagctgCAGGCAGCATGACGTGCTCTAAAACTTGCTGATATACGGCTGCGTTGAACTTGGaccctcagaaaacacagtggaccaacaccagcagatgacgtGGCAcctcaaaccatcactgactgtgaaaactttacactggacctcaagcaatgtggattgagtgcctcttctctcttcctccagactctgggaccctgatttccaaaggaaatgcaaaatttactttcatcagagaacataactttggactactcagcagcagtccagttctttttgtCTGAGAGATGCTTCTGACACTGTCGGTtattcaagagtggcttgacacaatgAATGCGACAGCTAAAACCCATGGCATGCAtaagtctgtgtgtagtggttcttgaagcactgactccagcagcAGCCCCCTCTTTGTGAAtatcccccacattttttaatgggttttgtttcacaatcctctccagggtgtggttatccctattgcttgtacacttttttataccacatcttttcctttaccttactattaatgtgcttggacacagagctctgtgaacagccagccttttttgcaatgaccttttgtgtctatggtcatcttttggacaattatcaagtcagcagtcttccccatgattgtgtagcctacagaactagactgagagaacatttaaaggcttGTGCATGTGTTTCGAGTtcattagctgattagagtgtggcaccaggtgtattcaatattgaaccttttcacaatatttgaattttctgagatactgaatttgggattttccttggttgtcatttataataatcataattaaaagaaataaacatttgaaatatatcaatctgtgtgtaatgaatgaatatacaattttttttttttttttttatggaattagTTAaacaaatcaactttttgatgatattctaattatatgaccagcacctgtacacaaCCACTTATTAAACTTATCCCTCACCTTGAACTACATCTCCTTGCAACACGGTAGCCTGATTAGCCTCAGTAATTGTGTGAGTTGAGCTGCATGGTGTAATATTGGCATTGACAAATGTATCCAGTGATTCTCTCAATGACTTCTTAAattcttctttctttttaattattttccttttctCACCACCGACTCATATTTACAAAATTGCGTCGTGTTCTCATGCAAGGCACAGcacctgacatttttttttcctcaaagagTGAGCAGCTAGCTAGAGTAAACACTAATTGGCACGAGTACGCAGAATTGTGGTGCGGaatattgaaattaaaattattattttaagattttatttttacatttgcccTTGATTATGCATATTTGATCGACAgctagcattttttttaatcaatgttgggtggaaaaacagttctaaaaattTGACAACATAAAATGCAGACCAGGAGCGAGGCCCTCTAGAAGCGCGAGGCACAGCCCTTGCTTCAAAATACCAAAAGAATAAATAGGAGCAAGAAACAAAAAATAGAGAGTAggcaatttattgaaaactgcatATAAACTCAAACAGGCTGTTCATCAGAGATTCAgacttgtaatccaaaggttgtgaaTTTGAGTCTCAGGTCGGCACGGATTATGGTGATcatgatttctttaaaataacatgTTCCTGAATCAACTTCCTTGTTTATCCTGGAAAAATATTATCaatttttcaggaaatatctgttttaggcttacaatcagggttaggtgcttcttcacccttgttaatcagatatcatttcccactgatttggggaataaattatgggcaggtttaggtttagggattgtgtcaaatttatatttttggacagtaaaaAATGTTTGTGACAAGTAGGGCAGGGACAAGAGCCTTGGGAacgggttgaggccgttggagtAATTGGAAATCAGCAacacctgcgccactcaccggtctcgagtattaaatagaaaatatttcattcaacgtttaagtgaataaaatagcaGAACGCCTTACTGGAGTTCCACAATTAttgattgttttgtgtttatttgattaataaagtTTCGTTTAATGTCCACCaattcccgcctcctccttcccctGACTACGAACGTAGGAATTATAGGTGGGGGGAGTGATTGGACAGCACTCTCTCTACCTTGAATTCCACGAAcgaggtgcctttgagcaaggcaccgaacccctaactgctccctgggcacatCAGCATAAATGacagcccactgctccgggtgtgtgtgttcacagtgtgtgctCAGTGCTGTGTGTATccactttggatgggttgaatgcagagcacaaattccaagtatgggctATATGTCACTTCATTTTCACTTTTTAGTTTCTGTTGTGTGTGCGCATCACTGGACCTAGAAATAAATGGAATATATTATGAAATAGATAGTCCATATTATGTTAATCATATGAACTAGATGCATTATTTATTGCATTGTAATATTGTACTACAACAGCTTCTACtactacataaaaaataaacaaaaatcatgTATTTATGATTAAATAACAAATTCTCAATTTTCTGTGTTTGCTGTCTCAGAGTTTGGGTTCAATGCGTCTCGTAGCGTATCCAGAATCGTCTGAAGCTCCTCTGTAgtctcttttatttttgtcacaaaTTTCATGGTCTCAGACTTCAGCTCTTCTGCTTGATAAGTGTTTGAAGGCAGCAGGTTTGTTGTGTCGCTGTTATTCGGTGTCCGGTCATTTAACACAGTGGTTTGGTTGCTGGTGGATTCTTGTCGACTCAGTTGTAAAGCACAATCTCTGCGGATATTGTGGATTTCTCTGGAGTCAAGAAAAATGAAGAAGACGTCAACAGCTATGAAAAGTGCAGATAAAACCCCTGTAACTGCTTCAGCCGCACGAACTGCTCTTGCAGCCTGAGCTGCAATCTTCCCCACATTTATGACTTGAGTTAAACGAAGAAGCTCCGGGATTCCTCCCAGGCCTCGTCCAAGTCGAGCTCCTACTCTCATCCCGGATTGTGGATTGGAAAGTGACCCACTGCTTGTTGAAAACTCATTTTGTAGCGTTTCCACTGCTGTTGAGATATTTTCTATGCAGCATATAATGGAGGTCATTTTCTCCTGGAACTCTGTTAAGATCATTTTTatcttttgtctgtttgtttgctgGTTAACCATGTTTGTAATGTTGCTGGCTCCAGCTGTTATTCCACCAGCGACTGCCGTACCAATTCCCACACCTGTCACTATCAGAGAGGCTCCGAGAGTGAATGGCGTGAGAATAAGTCCAATTATAGATGTGATTCCTCCAGCCAGACCTACTACTCCTCCTGTGAGACTGCTGACAGTTGTGTTGAAGTGGACCGTCTCCAAACCATCGGCCAGGTTTCTCATTACATCTAGAGACTTATAAAGCTCATCAATAGTTTGCATGATCTGAAAAGTTATCACATGGTTAATATCAATGCCCATGTCTTGAAAACTGACTTTCTCATTTcgtaaaagtaaaatgtaaacatCAGTAAAATAACTTACCATTGTATGAAGGTGTTCGATAATAAAAGGCCTCTTCAGGATCTCATTGACAGATGGCCGTTGCTCTGGATCCTTCTGAAGTGTGTCTTTCACAAGCTGATGAAGATCCTCAGAAAAGGTGTTGGGAAGAGCTTCATAGCAGCAGGTGAGTATCTTTGTTACAATCTCAACTGGGTTTCTTGCTTTAAACTAAGAGGAATAACTATATGAGTTAACCAGTTGGTGGGAtcttaaaataatgcataaaaaacacCCATCCAAACACTTGAAAATATAATGTGGTGATGTATACATTATTGGCATTatacagtatttgtgtgtgtgtgtgtgtgtgtgtgtgtgtgtaaatattgtACAATAATAAAACTTTAGATAAAAGCTAGATAACGTATGAATGATTTCAAATTGTACAGTCTTGGCCTTTCTGAAAGCTTTACCTTTCTGCAATATATTacaaactcaatgcatttagttATACAAAGGACTAAATCTCACCGCACTCTTCAGCTTGCACAGCTCATAGATGACACATCCCAACCTCCAAATTTCACTGAAATAGAAAGTGAATATTAGAAAGGGTTTTAAATACTTTGATTTGGAAAATCATAAAGCAAGAAAATGTTGCAGTTCTTGTATTACGTTTTCTCATCATACGGTCTGCCACTCAAATTCTCAGGTGCAACATATACAAGagcttcagtgtctgttgtgtgtGCAGCAGTGGACCTAGAAATAAATGGTTCATATTATGTTCATCATATGAACTACATGCATTATTTATTGCTGAAGGGTGTGCAATGCATTGTTTTGAAGTACAGCTGCTCAATACCGTTCATAACTGTTTCCAAACTGTCCCAGACGAATGATACCACATGCAGTGAAAAATAAGCTCTGTCaaaagaaaacatgttttataaatgtgtgGCTACTGGGAACAAGTGGATTGCAATATGAGTAAGTAACATCAGCCACAGTCAAACTATTCATACAGTCTCCAACTTTTACAAAATTGTTTGATTGCATATACTTTTTTTCTAAGACACTTCAGGCTCTCATGTttgtgtttgaaacagaaaaataCAAGTAATTTGCAAAGGaacaattaaagggggggtgaaatgctatttcaagcatactgagttttttacactgttaaagagttggattcccatgctaaacatggacaaagtttcaaaaattaagttgtacgtttgaaggagtatttttgttcccggtttgtcacaagtttcggaaagtatgagagtatggctctgtgtgacgttagatggagcggaatttccttatatgggtcctgagggcactccTGTATAGCAGACCActacagacaatcactgatcagagcgagagcgtcgcgaaatgtcacaaaagaagtgtgtttttgcacagattaccaaaggaaaaacagcattaagggaccagtggatggagtttatttttacagagcatcaacggagttgtgcaagtgtttgttccctgcatttcgaagatgcttgttttacaaacaaggcccagtatgacgacggatttgcgtatcgtttatttcttaaggatgatgcaatcccaacgaaaaagggtcacgatcatgtgttggaaccacaggcggtgattaaaactgcttcaaatatctctgcctccttgttagtgcgtccgcctcccatcggagacccgggttcgagccccgctcggagcgagtcgttgctgatgctgctctcgatcagtttcagcctctggatctgattctggatcataaataaacggctgaatctgactgttagccatggtttgttttggttggttttgtcctcacggtaatgtcacagcttccaaacgctctcaatgcaaaagcctactcgcgctcgtgattctttagctccgcccacacgtcacgcctccagccggtcgtgtttttccaggaaaaatcggtacagactatctttctcttatgaatataataaaactaaagacttcttggagttatgaaggatgcagtactactctataggtactcaagattaacaggatattgagtgaaaacgagcattacaccccccctttaaatgtttaaataaattatgccTCAACACTGATCACTGATAATAGCAAATCAGTACTTTTGTAGGCTTATCGGGGTAAGAAAATTGAACAATGGGATTTTTTATCCATTTActattcttacacacacacacacacacacacacactcacaaatcaGAGTTTATCAGCTCCATTTTactggtatttttatttaatttattttcctgcACTGTCAAACATAGCTTTCAGACTCAATGGATTGCGTTACATTTATACCTTGGGCTGCAGGTTTTCATGGAGGATCTGTCGATCGTGCAGGTGCTTTAATGCCATACAGATCTTCACAGTCCAGTCCAGAATCTGTAagtcaataaaatatgaatttacaaATCAGAAAGGTTTGCaacacttttttaatgtttaattaatgtttaattaatgttatttttttttatttttttatgattagttTGAATAGAATAAGCACCCAACATCCTATTAAATATTATCTGCATGAAGAGACTTATCACCAATGGTTTACTGATTTTATTGCAGTCGTAATTTCCTAACTGCTGCTTTTCTGACCTGGCATGATAACCATGTTTCGATATTCAGCGTGCTGTGAGATTAAGCCGTGGATAAGTAATGAGTTTTACATGCAGTTAATCACATCATTATAGTATTAAACAGTGATGTTTTAAATTTGACTATATTTAAATCTGAAACATACTGTACCTCATTCTCAGAAAATGTATCTGCTGCCTGTGATTTGTGTTTGATTTTCTGAACAAGATCTCCACCCTCACAGAGCTCCAGTACAAGATACAGACAGTCAGGACCTGAAAGCAGATTCACTCAGTACagtattttatatcattttatatcaGTGATCAAACTACTGTACGTGAGAATAAATATAATCCTATAACTTTATATGTGTTAACAGAATTAATTTAGAGTTTCTTTCAACCTGTGATGACTTCCTTGTGATGGACGATGTGTGGATGATTGAGTTGTAAGAGAAAGTTTAAATCATTTTCCTAAAAATAGACATAGACGTATATCATAATTCCTCTCTTTGTAGTAAAGCTTAACATATATATCATTTCAAAGTTTACCTTTTCATCTTACCTGTCCTGTGTTGAACTTTTCAATGACAAACTGATCGCCACCTTCATTTTTCACCAGGATCATCTGCTCATCTTCACTCACTAATGTGTAGCCTGGATATTTTATAGCTGACTGTGAGTTGCCCATCTCTGAATATTTCTACATAGCAATATTTGAGAAGAGAAGGTTATTTCTGCATGTCTTTTTGTAAACATTCCCTAAATAGAGatcaaattatgaaattaatgacTGGGTTGAGTTTGAGGCCTTTACCTTCCTTAAACAAAAAGTTCTAGTAATGGTTCCCGTCCAAAaagggtcaaaaaaaaaaatatccaaatgcTAAAATGTGTAGGGGCAAATCCAGTTGGAGTAAACAGCCTCAGGTTGACTTCATATGAACAGCATCAGTATCACAGATTCTGATGTGTGCAGACGAAATAGTTCCTCAAAGAAAAACCACAGCATGATCTCACCGTCTACCTGTCTCTTCCTTGTCTTTTATACCTGGAGTCATACTCTCTCTCTACCTGAAGAGACTGACCCCTACAGATTGGGAAGAGAATTACCAGGACGTGATCTGTTATGGCtctaatgaattaaaataataataataataataataataataataataattatgatatcaAAACAACCAAAGAGAGCATTTAGCAAGTCAAGCAGCTACAATCCTCAATCGTTCTTTTGTGTGATTGATTTTCAAAGTACTCTATATGATATCCATATTAAAACAAGAGGCAAATAACTTGCCCTGTtactttaaatcattaaattatttgaaatggacCCTTTTTTACATTTACGGTTACAGTTTCTCAGcagtgaaagtcatcatagttgggttaacttgaagagcagtgaatgggagaataccaaaaaaaaaaaaaagggggaagaAGTGCATTCCCATTTGCTCTAATAGCAAAAGAAAACCTCCTCAATAGTGTTTTTGTGACTTTCAATAAtaggtaaatatttaaaaagactgATAAAGGCAGACAGAGGagagaaattatttaattttgccaTCCCTGCAATAGATGCTGCATTAGAAACACCCTCccattagccttttttttttttttttttgatgcaaagGTGATATAATACAAAagtataatgttataaatgtacatacaataaaataaattaataaaataaataaaaatacaaatatgaaaaatacaaatatgtgatAAGGTTCAatggtttaaatggtttattacatttttaactctaaaaaaagtttgcaatgatgcacaagaaaaaaatattgaaagtcatgacatttgccaagtgtggtatcccatactctgaattgatgctctgcatttaacccatccaagtgcacacacacagcagtgaacacacacacacacacacacacacactgtgaacacatagcagtgggcatcatttaacctcttaagcacaaattctattttggggatttccgtttttcattttcctatctaattttgaatgcctgcctatactaatgctacagtgtaagctcagaaagtttggtataatttcaaaggaaaccctttgaaattacataaaacactgttgaaattaataaaaatgacaatatatgctgtctgtgttataataaatagggaaaaaaacaaggcgcttttttattttatttgtgtaaactgaagtttgaaatggtataactcaggcattgaaggggctgGCAACTTCAGACCAATGTCTTGTGCTTGTTCCACTTGTCAgctattagaggaaaacagaaatttctttctatcctaatctatgcaaaagttattctattccaactgaaggaaggaataataccatttttgtataaaatttttgtctaaataagtatgaagtcatcttttgcacacttgcagtatggaataatgtgatctctgtatattattttacagaaaacactcagaagttacataaaaagctgctgtttgtgacaaatagtattatttatgttgtttcacatatgatgaaccatctcaatacaatgtgctttttttatgtgtgggttttctgaacagtctttgaaagagaataagtcaaattacacaatagcaacatgcataaaattataaaaatatctggtctatcaaaatctaaaatagaatccacaatctccagcttcatatcgtttcatttatgtctattctgcatcgtgtaaagattgggagacctcgcctgtctctttcatatttcatattttgattttttatcagcgTGTATGTTGGTTTCGGTTCTGATTCAGCGCTAACATGCTCCCCGAAGCTTTTGCGCGAACTTCGGGGGGtgaacaaactaatttatgtttattcccccagtactgtacggattactgtacattcactgagatgcggtcgaacactgcacagttatgaaaataaacatattagcttattgctagcgaagcttccaagcctcagaataaagaatcatATGTATAAAAGGCAAGTAGCACGCGTataggcttaccagatgcgcgtcctgacctctccacggcgaagtTGGCCACccataacttgttttatgaatattatgcattataaatccggaGATTCGGCCATTTGTAGTTTCGCCTCGCGTggcctttgtttagaagcagcaaAAAACTCCGTTTCCCAGAGACCAGTGCGTCACACGAGCGGAAAGGagtgggcagtcgctgtccagttccagcacccccgcggaatacacattcttatgaaaacgtattcgcaatcgttagatggaaatttatggggggggggatatatttcttagcttaatttgactactttatgtatcataaaaccccaattaatggtattctttgtaaagaaaacactctaagctttcaaatgaacccatttttgggcaaataccatataaggaaggatatgcaaatgagacacaaacatctggcatgctattttcggacccggtaccgggtctgcagagtttaagtTAAGTTTAAAATGGTGGCA
This genomic interval carries:
- the LOC128017787 gene encoding serine/threonine-protein kinase par-1 isoform X1; the encoded protein is MYTSSVLSFLSSSCKGKTFPCLGACSNFTCFTATQDTRTPHKRFDQDYNKKYSEMGNSQSAIKYPGYTLVSEDEQMILVKNEGGDQFVIEKFNTGQENDLNFLLQLNHPHIVHHKEVITGPDCLYLVLELCEGGDLVQKIKHKSQAADTFSENEILDWTVKICMALKHLHDRQILHENLQPKSLFFTACGIIRLGQFGNSYERSTAAHTTDTEALVYVAPENLSGRPYDEKTEIWRLGCVIYELCKLKSAFKARNPVEIVTKILTCCYEALPNTFSEDLHQLVKDTLQKDPEQRPSVNEILKRPFIIEHLHTMIMQTIDELYKSLDVMRNLADGLETVHFNTTVSSLTGGVVGLAGGITSIIGLILTPFTLGASLIVTGVGIGTAVAGGITAGASNITNMVNQQTNRQKIKMILTEFQEKMTSIICCIENISTAVETLQNEFSTSSGSLSNPQSGMRVGARLGRGLGGIPELLRLTQVINVGKIAAQAARAVRAAEAVTGVLSALFIAVDVFFIFLDSREIHNIRRDCALQLSRQESTSNQTTVLNDRTPNNSDTTNLLPSNTYQAEELKSETMKFVTKIKETTEELQTILDTLRDALNPNSETANTEN
- the LOC128017787 gene encoding serine/threonine-protein kinase par-1 isoform X2; this encodes MGNSQSAIKYPGYTLVSEDEQMILVKNEGGDQFVIEKFNTGQENDLNFLLQLNHPHIVHHKEVITGPDCLYLVLELCEGGDLVQKIKHKSQAADTFSENEILDWTVKICMALKHLHDRQILHENLQPKSLFFTACGIIRLGQFGNSYERSTAAHTTDTEALVYVAPENLSGRPYDEKTEIWRLGCVIYELCKLKSAFKARNPVEIVTKILTCCYEALPNTFSEDLHQLVKDTLQKDPEQRPSVNEILKRPFIIEHLHTMIMQTIDELYKSLDVMRNLADGLETVHFNTTVSSLTGGVVGLAGGITSIIGLILTPFTLGASLIVTGVGIGTAVAGGITAGASNITNMVNQQTNRQKIKMILTEFQEKMTSIICCIENISTAVETLQNEFSTSSGSLSNPQSGMRVGARLGRGLGGIPELLRLTQVINVGKIAAQAARAVRAAEAVTGVLSALFIAVDVFFIFLDSREIHNIRRDCALQLSRQESTSNQTTVLNDRTPNNSDTTNLLPSNTYQAEELKSETMKFVTKIKETTEELQTILDTLRDALNPNSETANTEN